In Halobaculum halobium, a genomic segment contains:
- a CDS encoding MBL fold metallo-hydrolase, with protein MMADEFPEPEVEVESIAPEDLKSRIDAGEEVTLLDSRMTSDYEEWKIDGENVDSINIPYFEFLEDDIDDDVLDRIPDDREVTVLCAKGGASEYVAGALKQRGYDVNHLEEGMNGWARIYEREEVTEYDGPGSVYQYQRPSSGCLGYLLVDGDEAAIVDPLRAFTDRYLEDAEELGADLTYAFDTHIHADHISGLRELAAEGVEGVIPENAVPRGVTYADEMTTAADGDEFDVGDATVETIYTPGHTSGMTSYLLGGSLLTTGDGLFIESVARPDLEEGDDGAPAAAEQLYDTLQERVLTLPEETLIGGAHFSDAAVPADDGTYTAPISDLKARMDALSYDKEEFVETVLADMPPRPANYVDIIATNLGQQDADDEEAFTLELGPNNCAASTDAMTSD; from the coding sequence GTGATGGCAGACGAATTTCCCGAGCCGGAGGTCGAGGTCGAATCGATCGCACCAGAGGATCTCAAGAGCCGCATCGATGCCGGCGAAGAGGTCACGCTGCTTGATTCGCGGATGACCTCCGACTACGAGGAGTGGAAGATCGACGGCGAGAACGTCGACTCGATTAACATCCCGTACTTCGAGTTCTTGGAAGACGACATCGACGACGACGTTCTCGATCGGATCCCCGACGATCGGGAGGTAACCGTCCTGTGTGCGAAGGGCGGGGCCAGCGAATACGTCGCCGGCGCCCTGAAGCAGCGCGGCTACGACGTGAACCACCTCGAGGAGGGGATGAACGGCTGGGCGCGTATCTACGAACGCGAGGAGGTCACGGAGTACGACGGACCCGGCTCCGTCTACCAGTACCAGCGGCCCTCGTCGGGCTGTCTGGGCTACCTCCTCGTCGACGGCGACGAGGCGGCCATCGTCGACCCGCTGCGCGCGTTCACCGACCGGTACCTCGAGGACGCCGAGGAACTGGGCGCAGATCTGACGTACGCGTTCGACACGCACATCCACGCCGACCACATCAGCGGCCTCCGCGAACTCGCCGCGGAGGGCGTCGAGGGCGTCATCCCCGAGAACGCCGTCCCGCGCGGCGTCACGTACGCCGACGAGATGACCACGGCGGCCGACGGCGACGAGTTCGACGTCGGCGACGCGACCGTCGAGACGATCTACACCCCCGGTCACACCAGCGGGATGACCTCCTACCTGCTCGGCGGCAGCCTGCTCACCACCGGCGACGGGCTGTTCATCGAGAGCGTTGCTCGTCCCGATCTCGAGGAGGGCGACGACGGAGCCCCAGCCGCCGCAGAACAGCTGTACGACACGCTCCAGGAGCGCGTGCTGACGCTGCCTGAGGAGACGCTCATCGGCGGCGCCCACTTCAGCGACGCCGCCGTCCCGGCCGACGACGGGACCTACACCGCGCCAATCAGTGATCTAAAAGCGCGGATGGACGCGCTCAGTTACGACAAGGAGGAGTTCGTCGAAACCGTCCTCGCCGACATGCCGCCGCGTCCCGCGAACTACGTGGATATCATCGCGACCAACCTCGGCCAGCAGGACGCCGACGACGAGGAGGCGTTCACCCTCGAACTCGGCCCCAACAACTGCGCCGCGAGCACGGACGCAATGACGAGCGACTGA
- a CDS encoding cbb3-type cytochrome c oxidase subunit I — MGALLFGVAFWVSRLENWRVASTAADGAATGDRYGREKPSGVIRWLTTVDHKDIGLMYGVYAVSMFAWAGGAAVLMRAELITPESDLFAATFYNSLLTTHGIAMLLLFGTPILAAFGNYLIPLIIGADDMAFPRINAIAFWLLPFGTVFVFAGFLPIEGLIPAQTAWTMYPPLSAGIGAGNQGNVGVDLMLLGLHLTGIGATMGAINFIVTIFTERAEEVTWANLDIFSWTILVQSGQILFAFPLLGSAMILLLLDRNFGTTFYAVDGGGPILWQHLFWFWGHPEVYILILPAMGIISLLIPRFSGRKLFGFKFVVYSTLAIGVLSFGVWAHHMFTTGIDPRLRGSFMAVTLAIAIPSAVKTFNWITTMWGGTLRLTVPMLFSIGFLSNFIIGGVTGVFLASIPVDLVLHDTYYVVGHFHYFLMGGMVFAVFAGIYYWFPLFTGRWYQRRLGRAHFWLTLIGTNITFFAMILLGYGGMPRRYASYLTQFTDLHQIASVGALFITVGQLIFLWNVVQSWFEGKRVESGDPWDLKADDVFTEEWAWFERQRETALTDGGDADGEAVSNDGQPTAETEGPTRDRSTGDDD, encoded by the coding sequence ATGGGGGCGCTTCTGTTTGGAGTCGCCTTCTGGGTCTCTCGGCTGGAGAACTGGCGGGTTGCATCGACGGCGGCCGACGGCGCCGCTACCGGCGATCGATACGGTCGCGAGAAACCGTCCGGTGTGATCCGGTGGCTTACCACGGTCGACCACAAGGACATCGGGCTCATGTACGGCGTCTACGCCGTCAGCATGTTCGCATGGGCCGGCGGAGCCGCGGTCTTGATGCGTGCTGAGTTGATTACGCCGGAGTCAGATCTCTTCGCGGCCACGTTCTACAACTCGCTGCTGACGACCCACGGTATTGCGATGTTACTGCTGTTCGGGACGCCGATCCTTGCTGCGTTCGGAAACTACCTCATCCCACTGATCATCGGCGCCGACGACATGGCGTTCCCACGCATCAACGCCATCGCATTCTGGCTCCTTCCGTTCGGAACGGTGTTCGTGTTTGCCGGCTTCCTCCCGATCGAGGGACTGATCCCTGCCCAGACGGCATGGACGATGTACCCGCCGCTGTCCGCCGGGATTGGTGCCGGTAATCAGGGGAATGTCGGGGTCGACCTGATGCTGCTGGGGCTGCATCTGACCGGAATCGGCGCGACGATGGGCGCGATCAATTTCATCGTCACCATCTTTACCGAACGCGCCGAGGAGGTAACTTGGGCAAATCTCGATATCTTCTCGTGGACCATTCTAGTGCAGTCTGGACAGATCCTGTTCGCGTTCCCACTGCTGGGCTCTGCGATGATCCTCCTCCTACTCGATCGGAACTTCGGGACGACGTTCTACGCCGTTGACGGAGGCGGCCCGATCCTCTGGCAACACCTGTTCTGGTTCTGGGGCCACCCCGAAGTATACATCCTGATCCTCCCGGCGATGGGGATCATCAGTCTGCTCATTCCCAGGTTCTCTGGGCGCAAGCTGTTCGGATTCAAGTTCGTCGTCTACTCCACGCTAGCGATCGGCGTGCTCTCGTTCGGCGTGTGGGCTCACCACATGTTCACGACGGGCATCGACCCGCGCCTGCGCGGGTCATTCATGGCAGTCACGCTCGCGATCGCGATCCCGTCCGCCGTGAAGACGTTCAACTGGATTACGACGATGTGGGGCGGAACGCTCCGTCTCACGGTGCCGATGCTGTTCAGTATCGGCTTCCTCTCGAACTTCATCATCGGCGGTGTGACGGGCGTGTTCCTCGCTTCGATCCCCGTCGACCTCGTACTCCACGATACCTACTACGTCGTCGGCCACTTCCACTACTTCCTGATGGGCGGGATGGTGTTCGCCGTGTTTGCGGGTATCTACTACTGGTTCCCGCTGTTCACGGGTCGGTGGTACCAGCGCCGTCTCGGGAGAGCGCATTTCTGGCTGACACTCATCGGGACAAACATCACGTTCTTCGCGATGATCCTCCTCGGGTACGGCGGCATGCCCCGCCGGTACGCGAGCTATCTCACACAGTTCACCGACCTCCACCAGATCGCATCGGTCGGCGCACTGTTCATCACTGTCGGGCAGTTGATCTTCCTCTGGAACGTCGTGCAGTCGTGGTTCGAGGGGAAACGCGTCGAGAGCGGCGACCCCTGGGATCTCAAGGCCGACGACGTGTTCACGGAGGAATGGGCGTGGTTCGAACGGCAACGTGAGACAGCACTCACCGACGGCGGCGACGCGGACGGTGAGGCCGTCTCCAACGACGGCCAGCCAACGGCCGAGACCGAGGGCCCGACGCGCGACCGATCAACGGGTGACGACGACTGA
- a CDS encoding sulfurtransferase TusA family protein has translation MSDAQLEADVTVNAVGSSCPGPMMELIGKVKDVDPGTLIRLQSSNEGTEPDVSEWAETSGNELVEVVDHGDHWDLYVRVDD, from the coding sequence ATGAGCGACGCACAACTCGAGGCCGACGTGACGGTGAACGCGGTCGGATCGTCGTGTCCCGGCCCGATGATGGAACTGATCGGGAAGGTCAAAGACGTCGATCCGGGGACGCTGATCCGACTCCAGAGCTCGAACGAGGGCACCGAACCGGACGTGTCGGAGTGGGCCGAGACGTCCGGGAATGAGCTGGTCGAGGTGGTCGACCACGGCGACCACTGGGACCTGTACGTACGGGTCGATGACTGA
- a CDS encoding DUF1641 domain-containing protein, producing MSALDGGDGGTDADAESLPPEVREAIADNPETVAALLEQSGQLSTLLDALALIEDSLDDEMVESLAGDATTLGLAATELADNGTVELGAAVGENGDELAAAVRRVAVLQRTGTLDRLTEVADAVALLTDAMDDEMIETVAATGTSLGELADTATDDEVNRGIVRMLEGVGAAGSAEAEPVGPISLLGALRDPEVKAGMGYLVAVARGIGAAGPEPDGSNDD from the coding sequence ATGAGCGCGCTCGACGGCGGCGACGGCGGCACGGACGCCGACGCGGAGTCGCTCCCGCCGGAGGTCCGTGAGGCGATCGCGGACAATCCCGAGACCGTCGCTGCCCTGCTGGAGCAGTCGGGGCAGCTGTCAACGCTGCTCGACGCGCTCGCGCTCATCGAGGACAGCCTCGACGATGAGATGGTCGAATCGCTCGCCGGCGACGCGACGACGCTCGGACTGGCGGCGACCGAACTCGCCGACAACGGGACGGTCGAACTCGGCGCGGCCGTCGGAGAAAACGGCGACGAACTCGCCGCGGCCGTCCGCCGCGTCGCGGTGCTCCAGCGGACCGGGACGCTCGACCGACTCACGGAAGTCGCCGACGCGGTCGCGCTGTTGACGGACGCGATGGACGACGAGATGATCGAGACGGTCGCGGCGACCGGCACCTCGCTGGGCGAACTCGCCGACACGGCGACCGACGACGAGGTCAACCGGGGCATCGTTCGGATGCTGGAGGGCGTCGGCGCGGCCGGATCGGCGGAGGCCGAGCCGGTCGGCCCCATCAGCTTGCTCGGCGCCTTGCGCGACCCGGAGGTGAAAGCCGGGATGGGGTATCTCGTCGCGGTCGCCCGCGGCATCGGCGCTGCAGGTCCCGAACCCGACGGATCGAACGACGACTGA
- a CDS encoding DUF7541 family protein gives MSGATPETADDRFSDDHPATSGLYHVFVAFGFAGAEVGIALGLPLLAAIGLTMFGWSVAGMLGETGLLEATNRAQHVGAAGGVYGLAAAGLVALARPAGITLPQRELAFAAAAGALIAFAGYDAVRPDGR, from the coding sequence ATGTCAGGTGCGACACCCGAGACGGCCGACGATCGATTCTCCGACGACCATCCGGCCACGTCGGGGCTGTATCACGTGTTCGTCGCGTTCGGCTTCGCCGGCGCCGAGGTCGGCATTGCGCTCGGACTCCCGCTCCTGGCCGCCATCGGACTCACGATGTTCGGGTGGAGTGTGGCCGGGATGCTGGGTGAGACCGGCCTCCTTGAGGCGACCAATCGCGCTCAACATGTCGGGGCCGCCGGGGGCGTGTACGGCCTCGCGGCAGCCGGCCTGGTTGCGCTCGCCAGGCCGGCCGGGATCACGCTCCCGCAGCGTGAGCTCGCCTTCGCCGCCGCTGCCGGTGCACTGATCGCGTTCGCCGGGTACGACGCGGTCCGGCCAGACGGACGCTGA
- a CDS encoding DsbA family protein has protein sequence MTRQISGPDRTSPSRRAVLTGLSAAAATATAGCLGGGGGSSGGSDEVPADAVESLPTPVHGDEDAPVTVAVFEDFACPHCRTFAVDVQPRIVDEYVGSGDVRFEHHDFPIPVDDRWSWEAPGAARAVQNTVGDEAFFTFTGRLFEEGWSDGSPTYSESLLRDLASAVDADPDTVVADASGNRYRPVLEADRESGLDRGVEATPSVFVDGTLLDRPDYSTISSAIEEGL, from the coding sequence GTGACCCGACAGATATCCGGGCCCGATCGGACCTCTCCATCGAGACGCGCCGTCCTCACCGGGCTCTCTGCGGCTGCGGCAACCGCCACCGCCGGCTGTCTCGGCGGCGGTGGCGGCAGTAGCGGCGGGAGCGATGAGGTACCCGCCGACGCTGTCGAATCGCTGCCCACGCCAGTTCACGGCGACGAGGACGCGCCGGTGACGGTCGCGGTGTTCGAGGATTTCGCGTGCCCGCACTGTCGGACGTTCGCCGTCGACGTCCAGCCGAGAATCGTCGACGAGTACGTCGGTTCCGGCGACGTACGATTCGAGCATCACGACTTCCCGATCCCGGTGGACGACCGCTGGTCGTGGGAGGCTCCCGGCGCCGCGCGAGCGGTACAGAACACGGTCGGGGACGAGGCGTTCTTCACGTTCACCGGGCGACTGTTCGAGGAAGGATGGTCGGACGGGTCGCCGACGTACTCCGAGTCGCTCCTGCGCGATCTCGCGAGTGCCGTCGACGCGGACCCCGACACCGTAGTGGCCGACGCGAGCGGCAATCGATACCGCCCGGTGTTGGAGGCCGACCGCGAATCGGGCCTCGACCGGGGAGTAGAGGCTACCCCCAGCGTGTTCGTCGACGGAACTCTCCTCGACAGACCCGACTACTCGACGATATCGTCGGCAATCGAAGAGGGACTGTAG
- a CDS encoding helix-turn-helix domain-containing protein: MYDFTFEITYDAGADEYVDLFMDRDSLRSEAIYSCLDPSELWTLESVTGDPADLAAVDDLLLDESVERESISGRECNSTRTTSLLTEEQRRRVTYTYVSEVDYCEAVPLIAAKYIDGGVLFEQTRTGDTVRWRVLVQDDSKIGLLYDTLSAKLGEGLSFSFKHLIEVTNWESGLLSRADIRAEQREILKVSVDRGYFETPREVTLDELAEELELPRSTVSYRLRRATAELAKRFANQQL; encoded by the coding sequence ATGTACGACTTCACGTTCGAAATAACGTATGACGCCGGAGCCGATGAGTACGTCGACCTGTTCATGGATCGCGATTCGCTGCGGTCTGAGGCGATATACTCGTGTCTCGACCCTTCGGAACTATGGACGCTGGAATCGGTAACGGGAGACCCTGCTGACCTCGCGGCCGTCGACGACCTGCTGTTGGACGAGTCCGTCGAGCGCGAGTCGATCAGCGGTCGGGAGTGTAATTCGACCCGAACGACGAGCCTCCTCACTGAGGAACAGCGGCGGCGGGTCACGTACACCTACGTTTCTGAGGTAGACTACTGCGAAGCTGTCCCGTTGATAGCCGCGAAATACATCGACGGTGGTGTCCTCTTCGAGCAGACCCGGACCGGCGATACGGTGCGGTGGCGCGTGCTTGTGCAAGACGACTCGAAGATCGGTCTCCTGTATGACACGCTGTCCGCAAAACTCGGGGAAGGGCTGTCGTTCTCGTTTAAGCATCTGATCGAGGTCACTAACTGGGAAAGCGGGCTGCTCTCCCGAGCGGACATCCGCGCGGAGCAGCGCGAGATCCTGAAGGTATCTGTCGACCGCGGCTACTTCGAAACGCCCCGTGAGGTGACGCTCGACGAACTCGCCGAGGAACTTGAACTACCCCGTTCGACCGTGTCGTATCGGCTCCGACGAGCGACCGCGGAGCTGGCGAAACGATTCGCAAACCAGCAACTATGA
- a CDS encoding NAD(P)/FAD-dependent oxidoreductase, whose product MTERVVIVGGGTAGSVLANNLADEVAAEIDAGDVEVVLVNDREEHVYKPTWLYVPFGEKTPEDAKRPLDDLIDRRVDLLIDRVSAVDTDAETVSFEGSRSDLAYDHLVLAMGAQVTPEETPGLAEGGHHFYGPEATEELRQELAEFTEGHLVMSVVGVPHMCPVAPLEFPLIADTWLRERDLREDVDITYTYPINRAHGIQSVADWVGPLMEERDINVETFFNPERVDPDEQVVHTVEGRELSYDLLVTIPPHDGSDIVRDAGLGDDGWVDVDPATLEATHAENVYALGDIADLPTSKAGSAAHYAATSLADRLASVVRGHRPTAEYDGKTVCFIESGEDEATYISFDYDEEPTPKQPSKLIHWSKLGYNQSYWLTARGVL is encoded by the coding sequence ATGACTGAGCGCGTCGTCATCGTCGGTGGCGGGACCGCCGGGTCGGTGCTCGCGAACAACCTCGCTGACGAGGTCGCCGCGGAGATCGACGCGGGCGACGTCGAGGTTGTCCTCGTCAACGATCGCGAGGAGCACGTGTACAAGCCGACCTGGCTGTACGTCCCCTTCGGAGAGAAGACGCCCGAGGACGCGAAACGACCACTCGACGACCTGATCGACCGGCGGGTGGATCTGCTGATCGACCGGGTCAGCGCCGTCGACACCGACGCCGAGACGGTGTCGTTCGAAGGGAGCCGCAGCGATCTGGCGTACGATCACCTCGTGCTCGCGATGGGCGCGCAGGTAACGCCCGAGGAAACGCCAGGGCTGGCGGAGGGCGGCCACCACTTCTACGGGCCCGAGGCGACCGAGGAGCTCCGCCAAGAACTCGCGGAGTTCACCGAGGGGCATCTCGTGATGTCGGTCGTCGGCGTGCCGCACATGTGTCCGGTTGCGCCGCTGGAGTTCCCGCTCATCGCGGATACCTGGCTCCGCGAGCGGGACCTGCGCGAGGACGTCGACATCACGTACACCTATCCGATCAATCGCGCTCACGGGATCCAGTCGGTCGCCGACTGGGTCGGGCCGCTGATGGAAGAACGCGATATCAACGTGGAGACGTTCTTCAACCCCGAGCGGGTCGATCCCGACGAGCAGGTCGTCCACACCGTCGAGGGGCGAGAGCTGTCGTACGACCTGCTGGTGACGATCCCGCCACACGACGGCAGCGACATCGTCCGGGACGCCGGGCTCGGCGACGACGGCTGGGTCGACGTCGACCCGGCGACGCTGGAGGCGACACACGCCGAGAACGTGTACGCGCTCGGCGACATCGCGGACCTGCCGACGAGCAAGGCCGGCAGCGCGGCCCACTACGCGGCCACGTCGCTGGCCGACCGGCTGGCCAGCGTCGTCCGCGGTCACCGCCCGACCGCCGAGTACGACGGGAAGACCGTCTGCTTCATCGAGAGCGGCGAGGACGAGGCGACGTACATCTCCTTCGACTACGACGAGGAGCCGACGCCGAAGCAGCCCTCGAAACTGATCCACTGGTCGAAACTCGGGTACAACCAGTCGTACTGGCTGACCGCTCGAGGGGTGTTGTGA
- a CDS encoding universal stress protein, producing MGLVVPYDGSTLSDAALVRANQFDCILEEGVTAVTVIPKGNRTYARDHGWIGSNETYDTDVIVETLRQSVHAIVPDARFEPIFVGSHAPFGTIAGRIRRFARDNDTSIVFLGSDNAGRMVGSLSVGGAVTADKTYDTMIISQSIPAEIEKLEEELPCDELLARATVDN from the coding sequence ATGGGATTGGTAGTTCCTTACGACGGATCGACGCTCTCGGACGCAGCGCTCGTCCGCGCGAACCAATTCGACTGCATCCTCGAAGAAGGTGTGACCGCAGTGACGGTGATTCCCAAAGGGAACAGGACATACGCCCGGGATCACGGGTGGATCGGGTCTAATGAGACGTACGACACCGATGTGATCGTTGAGACACTCCGGCAGTCGGTGCATGCCATCGTACCCGATGCTCGCTTCGAACCGATCTTCGTGGGTAGTCACGCGCCGTTCGGAACGATCGCAGGCCGAATCCGACGGTTCGCACGCGACAACGACACGAGCATCGTCTTTCTTGGGAGTGACAACGCCGGGCGGATGGTCGGATCGCTGAGCGTCGGAGGGGCAGTCACAGCGGACAAGACCTACGACACGATGATCATCTCCCAATCAATCCCAGCGGAGATCGAGAAACTCGAGGAGGAACTCCCCTGTGACGAACTGTTGGCTCGCGCCACCGTCGACAACTAA
- the cydB gene encoding cytochrome d ubiquinol oxidase subunit II, with the protein MTSVETLAAGPLFGLPLPELWFALVFAMLGTFLFLDGFDFGAGAIFATLDDDEARETVLSAIGPFWDGNEVWLVVFGGALFAAFPSVYANLFSRHYLLMFGILGALILRGLAPEMYEQRHDERWQRWWGRSFVAGSVLAPFLLGAFAGNWLAGSPRSFTLVGVVVGVTVTALTVVSGAAFLRLKAQSALPESVRRIGTGAVAAYLLSVILTLGVLAVRLPAGVDALLTAPVIGLVVASIVLAGGYVVTLRRGSNLAALAAAAGLTYGLIAVVAVVMYPSVDPAANLTVADAIVSTLPLNLMSIGAALLLPLVATYFVVLYSAFSGPISAEEAY; encoded by the coding sequence ATGACTAGCGTCGAGACGCTCGCGGCGGGGCCGCTGTTCGGTTTGCCGCTGCCGGAGCTGTGGTTCGCGCTGGTGTTCGCTATGCTGGGGACGTTTCTGTTTCTCGATGGGTTCGACTTCGGCGCGGGCGCGATATTCGCGACGCTCGACGACGACGAAGCGCGCGAAACGGTCCTCTCTGCTATCGGCCCGTTCTGGGACGGAAACGAGGTGTGGCTCGTGGTCTTCGGGGGTGCGTTGTTCGCCGCATTTCCGTCGGTGTATGCCAACCTGTTCAGCCGCCACTACCTCCTCATGTTTGGGATCCTCGGCGCGCTCATCCTCCGTGGGCTCGCTCCGGAGATGTACGAACAGCGCCACGACGAACGGTGGCAGCGCTGGTGGGGCCGATCGTTCGTTGCCGGGAGCGTCCTCGCGCCATTTCTCCTCGGCGCATTCGCGGGCAACTGGCTCGCCGGAAGCCCTCGGTCATTCACGCTCGTTGGCGTCGTCGTCGGGGTTACCGTGACGGCACTGACAGTCGTCTCCGGAGCCGCGTTCCTACGGTTGAAGGCTCAAAGCGCGCTTCCGGAATCCGTGCGGCGGATCGGTACCGGCGCAGTCGCGGCGTATCTGCTCTCGGTAATACTGACGCTCGGGGTCCTCGCAGTTCGGCTCCCCGCCGGCGTCGACGCGCTGTTGACGGCACCGGTGATCGGACTCGTCGTCGCTTCGATCGTGCTCGCGGGCGGCTACGTGGTCACGCTCCGACGCGGGTCGAACCTCGCTGCGCTCGCTGCAGCTGCGGGTCTAACGTACGGGCTCATTGCGGTCGTCGCGGTGGTCATGTACCCGAGCGTCGACCCCGCCGCGAACCTCACCGTCGCCGACGCGATCGTCTCGACGCTGCCGCTGAATCTCATGTCGATCGGCGCGGCGCTTTTGTTGCCGCTCGTGGCGACGTACTTTGTCGTGCTGTACTCGGCGTTCAGCGGGCCGATATCGGCAGAGGAGGCGTACTAA
- a CDS encoding cytochrome ubiquinol oxidase subunit I, which produces MIDPIIASRLQFALTTIVHIIFPVMSMGLAPFLIYFTWKDVRGGDPVYEQLRRFWTKIFAVSFVVGTVTGIVLEFEFGTNFAAFSTAAGELFGGPLAVEGMMAFMLEATFLGIFVFGRERVSDRLYMISSVAVGLGTWLSAVWILIANSWMQTPRGYEVATENGQTIVHLVDPIAAYLNPRFGFMFVHMQNAAVESVALFMAGVAAYYVYRHHVWGYPVEHIAFWQKTLKIALVALLITAPLQVLQGDLYARHVYETQPQKFAAMEAVWDTEAYVPEYIFAIPTDLSQLTDPRAKELFGIGIPGGASWLASGGDPTAEIRGLNSFDSEAPPVAIVFWSFRAMVGMGFWFILLAFWGGYRWFTGGLFEDGLLHKALMGSSLLGIVAVELGWIVTEVGRQPWVIQGVLKTSEGVSPGLTGTEAAITLAGFVGVYTTLLALYTYVVARIIRNGPPGSDEIESMPDPTPDQETPAGVSSDD; this is translated from the coding sequence ATGATCGACCCCATAATCGCAAGCAGGCTCCAATTCGCCCTGACAACGATCGTCCACATCATCTTTCCGGTGATGAGTATGGGCCTTGCGCCCTTCCTCATCTACTTCACGTGGAAAGACGTTCGAGGCGGCGATCCCGTGTACGAACAGTTGCGTCGCTTCTGGACAAAGATATTCGCGGTCTCGTTTGTCGTCGGAACGGTTACGGGGATCGTGCTGGAGTTTGAGTTCGGGACGAATTTCGCGGCGTTCTCGACGGCCGCGGGCGAGTTGTTCGGTGGTCCGCTCGCCGTCGAGGGCATGATGGCGTTCATGCTTGAGGCGACGTTCCTCGGGATCTTCGTGTTCGGGCGCGAGCGGGTGTCGGACCGGCTGTACATGATCTCCAGCGTGGCGGTCGGTCTCGGGACGTGGTTGTCGGCCGTTTGGATCCTCATCGCGAACTCGTGGATGCAAACCCCACGGGGCTACGAAGTCGCCACCGAGAACGGCCAGACGATCGTCCACTTGGTCGACCCGATAGCGGCGTATCTAAACCCGCGATTTGGGTTCATGTTCGTCCACATGCAGAACGCGGCAGTCGAGTCGGTCGCGCTGTTCATGGCGGGCGTCGCAGCCTACTACGTTTACCGCCACCACGTGTGGGGCTACCCCGTCGAACATATCGCGTTCTGGCAGAAGACGCTCAAGATCGCGCTCGTCGCACTGTTGATCACCGCGCCGCTGCAGGTGTTACAAGGCGATCTGTACGCCCGTCACGTGTACGAGACGCAGCCGCAGAAGTTCGCTGCGATGGAGGCCGTCTGGGATACCGAGGCGTACGTCCCCGAGTACATCTTCGCGATACCGACGGACCTGAGTCAGCTAACCGACCCGCGAGCGAAGGAACTGTTCGGTATCGGGATTCCCGGCGGCGCGTCCTGGCTCGCTAGCGGGGGAGACCCGACCGCGGAGATACGGGGGCTGAACTCCTTCGACTCGGAAGCGCCGCCCGTCGCTATCGTGTTCTGGTCCTTCCGAGCCATGGTCGGGATGGGCTTTTGGTTCATCCTGCTGGCGTTCTGGGGCGGCTACCGGTGGTTCACGGGTGGGTTATTCGAAGACGGGCTCCTGCACAAGGCGTTGATGGGCTCGAGTCTGCTCGGGATCGTCGCGGTCGAACTCGGCTGGATCGTCACCGAAGTTGGCCGCCAGCCGTGGGTGATCCAGGGGGTACTCAAGACGAGTGAGGGCGTTTCGCCTGGACTAACTGGGACCGAGGCGGCGATCACGCTCGCCGGCTTCGTCGGCGTCTACACCACGCTACTCGCGTTGTACACGTACGTTGTTGCCCGGATCATCCGGAATGGCCCGCCCGGCAGCGATGAAATCGAGTCGATGCCGGATCCGACGCCCGACCAGGAGACTCCTGCGGGGGTATCCAGCGATGACTAG